Part of the Zhongshania aliphaticivorans genome, CGAAAGTTTGACCCTTTTGCAGCAAGATCAGCAGGCCGGTAAGCATGTTCAGCAACTTTTACTCCCCGATACCCCCAAGCGCATTGGTGCTTACAGCTTCTGTCATTTCATTCTGCCCTCGCTGTATTTAAGTGGCGATTTTATTGATTATTTTATTGTTGGTGAAGATCACGCGGTTTTCTTTGTTGCCGATGTGTCAGGCCACGGAGCAAGTTCGGCGTTTGTCACGGTCTTTTTGAAAAATCTATTTGCTCGCAAACGAAGCGATTTTTTACATCGTGACTCAACTGCTATTTTGTCGCCAGCCAAGATGCTTGATATTGCTAATCGTGAATTGCTTGAAATGGGTATTGGCAAACACGTGACCATGTGCGTTGCAGCAATAGATTTACAATGCCATCAACTCCGTTACTCGGTTGCTGGCCACCTGCCTGCGCCAGCAATGGCAATAGATGGCAGTGCTGAATTTTTACCAGAACATGATATGCCTGTTGGTTTATTCGCTGATGCCGAGTACAGTGACCATGTGACCACCTTTCCGCCCGGTGCGGTTTTAACGTTGTTTTCGGACGGTATTTTAGAGGTGTTGGACAATGATACCCTTGAGGATAAAGAGCATGCTTTGCTTGATATACTCAATACTGGGGAAAGGATGTCTACGGGGCTGGCAAAAACGTTTGGTCTATATGACTTAGACGATGCGCCAGACGATATAGCGATTTTAGTAGTGTGCAGGTCATAGGTAATGCAGCCTGGTCGGATATTGGTAGCAGAACAAGATGGGGCGTTTGTTATCAAGTTAATTGGTGACGTACGACTAACGCTTTGTACAACTTTGGACGAGTTTTTCGACGAAATGTTATCTGTCGATGGCTTTGCCAGTGTTGTTGTTGATCTCTCGGATGCGTTGAACGTCGATAGTACAACCTTAGGTTTGCTGGCTAAGCTCGCGATTAAAGCCAAGGAACGATTCAAATTTGTTCCTGTTATTTTGTCTACGAATCCCGATATAACCCGTATTTTACAAAGTATGGGCTTTGACCGTGTTTTTAATGTCAGAGAAGAGCCCTTATTGAATGATGAGGACCTCGGTGAGCTACCGGTTCTGCCTTGCAGTGAGGACGCGGTGAAGGCGCGTGTTTTGGAAGCGCATAGAACACTAATGGGCTTAAGCGACAGCAATCACGCGAAGTTTCGAGAGCTGGTGTCGCTACTTGAAGGCCAGTGTTTTTAAGCAAAGCTTACTGATTAATACCGGCTTTTTGAGTGGTGGTAAGTTTTGCTCGAATAAACTCGGTATGGGGTAGGTAGATAAGATCAGAAATTTTGCGAATTAAATGATCTTCATACTTATCAATTTGCCCATCCTCAATCGCCACCTCCCATAATGCGACAATCAGTTCGTATTTTTCTAAATTATTGCAATTGTCATTGATATACCGCGTAAATGGGTAGAGTGATGTGCTGTCTTTGTTAATGGCGGCAGCATTTTTCATAAAATGCTCTATATCACTAAGCGATATGGAAAAGTGACGGATAAGTAGTTCTTTGATTTTGGCAATTTCGGCCGGATCTTGTTGATAATCGGATTTGCTAACTTCAATAAGGAGCGCGGCAGCTGCGAGCTCCATAGTCATTGCACTGTTTTCTGGGGCATCATCTGAGCCAGAGAAAAGCTGTTTTAATTTTTCAAACATTCTTTATGTCCATTCACTTAGCAGAGTTTCTAATTTAACTTGATCCACGGCAAAGGCGCGAATCCCTTCAGCTAATTTTTCAGTCGCCATGGGGTCTTGATTAAGTGCCCAGCGGAAACCCGATTCAGTCACATCCAATTTTTGTAAATTGGAAAACGTCATATCGGGGGCGAGTTGACGAAGTAGGGCTTCGTTACTGTCACTGAGTTCAGTCAGTAAGGCTGGGCTGATTGTGAGCCGGTCGCAGCCAGCCAATGCTTCGATTTCACCGATGTTGCGAAAACTTGCGCCCATGACAATAGTTTTGTAATTGTGTTGTTTGTAGTAGCTATAAATCGAGACCACGGATTGCACTCCTGGGTCATCGCTGGCGCTGCTCGGGGTGCTTCCACGAGCTACATGCCAGTCCAGGATTCTGCCTACGAAGGGAGAGATTAGTGTGGCGCCCGCTTCAGCGCAGGCTGCGGCTTGCACCAAGCTAAATAGCAGCGTGAGATTACACTCAATTCCTTCTTTTTCTAATACGGCAGCGGCTTGAATTCCTTCCCAAGTGGAGGCAAGTTTTATCAGTAGGCGATCTTTATCTATCCCTTTTCGTTGATAGAGTTCTGTAATATAACGTCCCTCTGAAATCATGGCTTCAGTATTGAAGGAGAGTCGTGCGTCAACTTCTGTTGATACTTTTCCGGGGACTAATTTAGTAATTTCAGTGCCAATTTCTACCGCTAATTGCGTGGCAGCTTGTTGCAGCCATTGAGCATCTCTCTCTCCGGGGCCTTGTGCTTCAATAACTCGTTGGACTAGTGGCTGGTATTGGGGTAGTAGCGCTGCTTTAAGGATGAGCGAGGGATTGGTGGTGGCATCTTGGGGAGAAAACCCTCGAATCGCTTCTATATCACCGGTGTCTGCGACAACGTCGGTAAATTGTTTAAGTTGATCTAATTTACTACTCATTAATTAAGGTCCTTTTCTCTTGCATCATCAGCAAGGCTTGTTCGGCAAGCGTTAAGGCGTGTTCCAACACCTCAATACCGGCATTTGGCCGATGTGCATGCTCACTTATGTAGCGTCTGAATAATCGGCCGCCAGGTTGCCCATTAAATATGCCTAAAAGATGGCGAGTTATGTGATTTAAGCGTGTTCCCAGCGCCAGTTCTGACTCAATATAAGGGAACATATCGCGAACAACTTGATTTCGCGCAGCGACCTGTCGGTTTATACCGTAAAATTGCTGATCAACTTCAGCGAGTAGATACGGGGTTTGGTAAGCGCTGCGGCCCATCATAATGCCATCGACGTATGACAATTGCGAGGCGGCCTCGGGAATGGTTTGTAAGCCACCGTTGATGATGACATCAAGGTCGGGGAAGTCCACTTTTAGTTTATGAACTAGGTCGTAGTTCAACGGCGGAATTTCACGGTTTTCTTTGGGGCTCAGCCCTTGAAGCCATGCTTTTCTGGCGTGAACAATAATCGCGTCAGTTCCCGCATCATAAATAGCTGATACAAAATCCTGTAAAGGACCGTAGCCTTCTTGATCGTCTATACCAATTCGATGTTTTACGGTAACGGGCAATGCGGTGACATCCTTCATTGCTTTTACGCAGTCTGCAACTAGGGACGGCCGAGACATTAAACAGGCGCCAAAGAAACCATTTTGGACGCGATCAGAAGGGCAGCCACAGTTTAGGTTTATTTCATCATAACCCCATTGCTCAGCCAGCTTCACAGAACTAGCAAGTGCGGCGGGGTCACTACCGCCCAGCTGCAATGCGACA contains:
- a CDS encoding PP2C family protein-serine/threonine phosphatase; the encoded protein is MNTHSPQSILLVQQADAVHFELVASLEKLGLSVLAITECSLAMQGFREEDIDIVMVDIDFPEDRGIDLLGKMAADPRELPLIGVSRRKSLADVVEAVRHGATDYLMLPPENLDVIRHVIDRAVERGALKRENLAYRTQLENANRDLLESLTLLQQDQQAGKHVQQLLLPDTPKRIGAYSFCHFILPSLYLSGDFIDYFIVGEDHAVFFVADVSGHGASSAFVTVFLKNLFARKRSDFLHRDSTAILSPAKMLDIANRELLEMGIGKHVTMCVAAIDLQCHQLRYSVAGHLPAPAMAIDGSAEFLPEHDMPVGLFADAEYSDHVTTFPPGAVLTLFSDGILEVLDNDTLEDKEHALLDILNTGERMSTGLAKTFGLYDLDDAPDDIAILVVCRS
- a CDS encoding STAS domain-containing protein — encoded protein: MQPGRILVAEQDGAFVIKLIGDVRLTLCTTLDEFFDEMLSVDGFASVVVDLSDALNVDSTTLGLLAKLAIKAKERFKFVPVILSTNPDITRILQSMGFDRVFNVREEPLLNDEDLGELPVLPCSEDAVKARVLEAHRTLMGLSDSNHAKFRELVSLLEGQCF
- a CDS encoding TerB family tellurite resistance protein, whose protein sequence is MFEKLKQLFSGSDDAPENSAMTMELAAAALLIEVSKSDYQQDPAEIAKIKELLIRHFSISLSDIEHFMKNAAAINKDSTSLYPFTRYINDNCNNLEKYELIVALWEVAIEDGQIDKYEDHLIRKISDLIYLPHTEFIRAKLTTTQKAGINQ
- the tal gene encoding transaldolase, which encodes MSSKLDQLKQFTDVVADTGDIEAIRGFSPQDATTNPSLILKAALLPQYQPLVQRVIEAQGPGERDAQWLQQAATQLAVEIGTEITKLVPGKVSTEVDARLSFNTEAMISEGRYITELYQRKGIDKDRLLIKLASTWEGIQAAAVLEKEGIECNLTLLFSLVQAAACAEAGATLISPFVGRILDWHVARGSTPSSASDDPGVQSVVSIYSYYKQHNYKTIVMGASFRNIGEIEALAGCDRLTISPALLTELSDSNEALLRQLAPDMTFSNLQKLDVTESGFRWALNQDPMATEKLAEGIRAFAVDQVKLETLLSEWT
- the dusA gene encoding tRNA dihydrouridine(20/20a) synthase DusA, which gives rise to MHKKTLNRRFCVAPMLDWSDRHCRVFWRQLTTEAVLYTEMVTTGALLHGDVGRHLNFSDIEHPVALQLGGSDPAALASSVKLAEQWGYDEINLNCGCPSDRVQNGFFGACLMSRPSLVADCVKAMKDVTALPVTVKHRIGIDDQEGYGPLQDFVSAIYDAGTDAIIVHARKAWLQGLSPKENREIPPLNYDLVHKLKVDFPDLDVIINGGLQTIPEAASQLSYVDGIMMGRSAYQTPYLLAEVDQQFYGINRQVAARNQVVRDMFPYIESELALGTRLNHITRHLLGIFNGQPGGRLFRRYISEHAHRPNAGIEVLEHALTLAEQALLMMQEKRTLINE